A DNA window from Providencia huaxiensis contains the following coding sequences:
- the rodZ gene encoding cytoskeleton protein RodZ: MTIENNTEQTTTTVGQLLTQARERMGLTQDIVAERLCLKISTVKEIEQDIAPAGVEPTFLRGYIRLYARMVGISENELKTYLKTEEPVTLAKVSPMQSYSLGKKRKKREGWLMKLTWLIVIVLIAMVGVWWWQDHNAQKNELVSIANQNDLILSQQNNSTTPVELSTSTEIVSTDTAPAAQENALELQVQEPVLTTDPITEPVRTIPLPNAPQSSVALDRTQNTETTDPVAVSSQALVLNFTGQCWLEIRDANNKILFSGTKNNGDKLELDGPQPYRLNIGAPANVTVQFQGNAVDLSRFIKAKRPAKLKLPEA; encoded by the coding sequence ATGACTATCGAAAATAATACCGAACAGACTACGACGACAGTCGGACAATTATTGACGCAAGCACGTGAGCGCATGGGGCTAACCCAAGATATTGTTGCAGAACGATTATGCCTTAAAATCAGTACGGTAAAAGAGATAGAACAAGATATTGCTCCCGCTGGTGTAGAACCGACATTTTTACGTGGTTATATTCGCCTTTATGCTCGAATGGTCGGCATATCAGAAAACGAATTAAAAACGTATTTGAAAACGGAAGAACCTGTCACATTAGCCAAAGTTTCTCCTATGCAAAGCTATTCTTTAGGGAAAAAACGTAAAAAGCGTGAAGGTTGGCTAATGAAACTGACGTGGTTGATTGTGATTGTGCTGATTGCAATGGTTGGTGTGTGGTGGTGGCAAGATCATAACGCACAGAAAAATGAGCTAGTTTCAATTGCAAATCAAAATGATTTGATTTTGTCTCAGCAAAATAACAGCACAACACCGGTTGAATTGTCGACTTCAACAGAAATTGTCTCAACTGACACTGCCCCTGCCGCACAGGAAAATGCGCTTGAATTACAAGTTCAAGAGCCTGTATTAACCACAGACCCGATTACTGAGCCTGTCAGAACCATTCCATTACCTAATGCACCGCAATCTTCTGTTGCATTAGATAGAACACAAAACACAGAAACGACTGACCCTGTTGCTGTTAGCAGCCAAGCTTTGGTCTTAAACTTTACTGGCCAGTGCTGGTTAGAAATTCGTGACGCGAATAATAAAATCTTATTCAGTGGCACCAAAAATAATGGCGATAAGCTGGAGCTTGATGGCCCGCAGCCTTATCGTCTGAACATCGGTGCACCAGCAAATGTCACTGTACAGTTCCAAGGTAATGCCGTTGATTTAAGCCGCTTCATCAAAGCGAAACGTCCGGCAAAATTGAAGTTACCTGAAGCCTAA
- the hisS gene encoding histidine--tRNA ligase, protein MGKNIQAIRGMNDYLPADTRVWQKIEATLKNILQGYGFSEIRTPIVEQTPLFRRAIGEVTDVVEKEMYTFNDRNDESLTLRPENTAGCVRAGIEHGLLYNQEQRLWYLGPMFRYERPQKGRYRQFHQLGAEVFGLAGPDIDAEVILMTARWWKALGISEHVTLELNSIGSLEARANYREALVAFLEQHKDKLDEDCKRRMYTNPLRVLDSKNQDVQTLLNDAPELFDYLDVESREHFDGLCKLLEAAGVQYRVNQRLVRGLDYYNRTVFEWVTTALGSQGTVCAGGRYDGLVEQLGGRATPAVGFAMGMERMVLLVQEVNPEFTADASVADVYLASFGENSQQAAILVAEKVRDALPTLRLMTNHGGGNFKKQLARADKQGAKIALILGEDEIQNNQVTLKDLRTGVQETISQQLMASRIAELLG, encoded by the coding sequence GTGGGAAAAAATATCCAAGCCATTCGCGGCATGAATGATTACTTACCAGCTGACACGCGTGTATGGCAGAAAATCGAAGCAACATTAAAAAATATTTTACAGGGTTATGGTTTTAGTGAAATTCGTACCCCGATTGTAGAGCAGACCCCGCTATTTCGCAGAGCGATAGGTGAAGTGACGGATGTCGTTGAAAAAGAAATGTACACTTTCAATGACCGTAATGATGAAAGTCTGACATTACGCCCTGAAAATACCGCAGGTTGTGTCCGTGCCGGTATTGAGCATGGTTTGCTGTACAATCAGGAACAGCGTTTGTGGTATTTAGGGCCAATGTTCCGTTATGAGCGCCCACAAAAAGGCCGTTACCGTCAATTTCACCAATTAGGTGCCGAAGTGTTTGGTCTTGCGGGTCCTGACATTGATGCGGAAGTCATCTTAATGACAGCGCGCTGGTGGAAAGCATTAGGTATTAGTGAGCATGTGACATTAGAGCTGAATTCGATTGGCTCATTAGAAGCGCGTGCTAATTACCGTGAGGCCTTAGTTGCTTTCTTAGAACAGCATAAAGACAAGCTGGATGAAGATTGCAAACGCCGGATGTACACAAATCCTCTGCGTGTTTTGGACTCCAAAAATCAAGACGTTCAGACTTTATTGAATGATGCACCTGAACTGTTTGATTACCTTGATGTCGAATCACGTGAGCACTTTGATGGCTTATGCAAGCTGTTAGAAGCCGCTGGCGTTCAATACCGTGTTAATCAGCGTTTAGTTCGTGGTCTTGACTACTATAACCGCACTGTTTTTGAATGGGTAACAACAGCGTTAGGCTCACAGGGTACAGTTTGCGCGGGTGGCCGTTATGATGGCTTAGTTGAACAATTAGGCGGTCGTGCAACACCTGCGGTGGGTTTTGCCATGGGTATGGAACGCATGGTGTTATTAGTCCAAGAAGTGAATCCTGAATTTACAGCGGATGCTTCAGTGGCTGATGTTTATCTTGCTTCATTTGGCGAAAATAGCCAGCAAGCAGCGATATTAGTGGCCGAAAAAGTGCGTGATGCACTACCGACACTGCGGTTAATGACTAACCACGGTGGTGGTAACTTCAAGAAACAGTTAGCAAGAGCGGATAAACAAGGCGCTAAAATTGCCCTGATCTTGGGGGAAGATGAAATTCAAAATAACCAAGTCACATTGAAAGATTTACGCACAGGCGTACAAGAAACCATTTCGCAGCAACTTATGGCGTCACGCATCGCCGAGTTATTAGGTTAA
- a CDS encoding YfgM family protein: protein MEVYTNENDQVDAIKRFFANNGVALVVGLVIGVGGVFGWNYWQSHKTNVLQESAQKFEAVNTQLRSGSEQSIVAAQKFAAETDDVYSAMMGLELAQIAVDKGDLANAQTALTNALAKAKTADMQDLINLRLARVQLAQGNADGAIASVANIKSKSWQATAQDVRGDALLHKGDKAGAKAAYAQGLESEGSQSIRGILTLKLNNVSNS from the coding sequence GTGGAAGTCTATACAAACGAAAATGATCAAGTCGATGCGATTAAACGCTTCTTTGCGAATAATGGCGTGGCATTAGTTGTTGGCCTCGTAATTGGTGTGGGTGGTGTATTTGGTTGGAACTACTGGCAATCACATAAAACCAATGTACTGCAAGAAAGCGCTCAAAAGTTTGAAGCAGTAAACACTCAGTTACGTTCAGGTTCAGAACAAAGTATTGTTGCAGCGCAAAAATTCGCAGCTGAAACTGACGATGTATACAGTGCGATGATGGGCTTAGAGCTTGCGCAAATCGCTGTGGATAAAGGTGATTTGGCTAACGCACAAACTGCTTTGACCAATGCACTAGCGAAGGCAAAAACCGCGGATATGCAAGATTTAATTAACCTGCGTTTAGCGCGAGTTCAATTGGCTCAAGGTAATGCGGACGGTGCGATAGCATCAGTTGCAAATATTAAAAGTAAGTCATGGCAAGCAACGGCACAGGATGTCCGTGGTGATGCTTTACTCCACAAGGGCGATAAAGCAGGTGCAAAAGCGGCTTACGCTCAGGGGTTAGAAAGTGAAGGCTCTCAATCTATTAGAGGTATTTTGACTCTGAAGTTGAACAACGTATCTAATTCATAA
- the bamB gene encoding outer membrane protein assembly factor BamB gives MQLRKTLLVGLVASALLAGCSSETDSIIMAPLPQVENQFSPSIVWDKSVGDGVEQFYSELSPVWDGSAVYAADRKGLVKAFELDSGKELWSVDLSKRTGFLSANLSALLSGGLTVDGDKIFVGTERGTVIALNKEDGQVVWDVEVAGEALSKPVVSNDFVIIHTSNGQLQALDVNSGEIKWTVNMDTPSLSLRGESAPAVAFGAAIVGGDNGRVSAVLLSQGQLIWQQRISQVTSSTEIGRLNDVDMTPIIDDGKVYAIAYNGTLAALDMRSGQILWKRELGSINDMVMSGENLYLVDQSDRVLSVRKSDGVTLWTQEDLLNRGLSAPEMYNGYLVVGDKEGYLHWLDMNTGGFVAQNKLNSSGIHSRPVVASDKLMVQTKNGTVYLLTR, from the coding sequence ATGCAGTTGCGCAAAACACTTTTAGTTGGCCTAGTCGCTTCAGCTTTACTTGCCGGTTGTTCCAGCGAAACTGATTCTATTATCATGGCGCCACTTCCACAGGTTGAAAATCAATTCAGCCCATCAATTGTTTGGGATAAATCTGTCGGAGATGGTGTTGAACAATTTTATTCTGAATTATCACCTGTTTGGGATGGTTCAGCGGTTTATGCAGCAGACCGTAAAGGTTTAGTTAAAGCTTTTGAACTCGATAGCGGTAAAGAGCTCTGGTCAGTCGATTTATCTAAACGAACAGGTTTTCTTTCTGCTAACTTGTCTGCGTTATTGTCAGGCGGTTTAACCGTCGATGGCGACAAAATCTTTGTGGGTACAGAGCGCGGAACCGTTATTGCGCTGAACAAAGAAGATGGCCAAGTCGTTTGGGATGTCGAAGTTGCCGGTGAAGCCCTTTCTAAACCGGTAGTGAGTAATGATTTTGTTATTATTCATACCAGTAATGGCCAACTGCAAGCTTTAGACGTCAATAGCGGTGAAATCAAATGGACCGTTAACATGGATACCCCATCGTTGTCATTACGCGGTGAATCTGCGCCTGCGGTTGCTTTTGGTGCTGCGATTGTCGGTGGGGACAACGGCCGTGTTAGTGCGGTGCTGTTGTCTCAAGGTCAATTAATTTGGCAACAACGTATTTCGCAAGTGACAAGTTCGACAGAAATCGGCCGCTTAAATGATGTCGACATGACACCAATTATTGATGACGGTAAAGTGTATGCGATTGCTTATAATGGCACATTGGCAGCACTGGATATGCGCTCAGGTCAAATTCTGTGGAAACGTGAGCTGGGATCAATCAATGACATGGTGATGTCAGGTGAAAACCTGTATCTCGTTGACCAAAGTGACCGCGTATTATCTGTTCGTAAAAGCGATGGTGTGACGCTATGGACGCAGGAAGACCTGTTAAATCGTGGGTTATCTGCGCCAGAAATGTATAATGGCTATCTTGTTGTCGGTGATAAAGAAGGTTATCTGCATTGGTTAGACATGAATACGGGTGGGTTTGTTGCACAAAACAAATTAAACAGCTCAGGTATTCACAGTCGCCCAGTTGTTGCGAGTGATAAGCTAATGGTTCAGACAAAAAACGGAACAGTTTACCTGTTAACACGTTAA
- a CDS encoding bifunctional tRNA (adenosine(37)-C2)-methyltransferase TrmG/ribosomal RNA large subunit methyltransferase RlmN, whose amino-acid sequence MSDMTTDAQCATSSAISVTPEKTNQKTNLLDLNRKQMREFFAQMGEKPFRADQVMKWIYHYCYDDFDQMTDINKVLRAKLKEVAEIRAPEVADEQRSSDGTIKWAIKVGDQLVETVYIPEADRATLCVSSQVGCALECKFCSTAQQGFNRNLRVSEIIGQVWRAAKIIGSLKSSGRRPITNVVMMGMGEPLLNLNNVVPAMEIMLDDFGFGLSKRRVTISTSGVVPALDKLGDMIDVALAISLHAPTDDIRDDIVPINKKYNIETFLNSVNRYLTKSNANAGRVTVEYVMLDHVNDSVEQAHQLAECLKNTPSKINLIPWNPFPGAPYGRSSNSRIDRFCKVLMGYGFTTIVRKTRGDDIDAACGQLAGDVIDRTKRTLKKRLAGEPIKVKTV is encoded by the coding sequence ATGTCTGATATGACGACAGATGCACAATGTGCAACTTCTTCCGCTATTTCTGTCACACCAGAAAAAACGAACCAAAAAACCAATTTACTCGATTTAAACCGCAAACAAATGCGCGAATTTTTTGCTCAAATGGGTGAAAAACCGTTCCGCGCTGATCAGGTCATGAAATGGATTTATCATTATTGCTATGATGATTTTGACCAAATGACCGATATTAATAAAGTCCTTAGAGCAAAACTGAAAGAAGTTGCAGAAATCCGTGCACCGGAAGTCGCTGATGAACAACGTTCATCAGATGGCACCATCAAGTGGGCCATCAAAGTGGGTGACCAACTGGTTGAAACCGTCTATATCCCAGAAGCAGATCGGGCAACACTGTGTGTCTCTTCACAGGTCGGTTGTGCACTGGAATGTAAATTCTGCTCTACGGCACAGCAAGGTTTCAACCGTAACTTACGTGTTTCCGAAATCATTGGCCAGGTTTGGCGAGCTGCAAAAATTATTGGTTCACTGAAATCCAGTGGACGTCGTCCAATTACTAACGTCGTAATGATGGGAATGGGCGAACCATTGCTGAATTTGAATAATGTCGTCCCGGCAATGGAGATTATGTTAGATGACTTCGGTTTTGGTTTATCTAAGCGCCGTGTCACGATTTCCACTTCGGGGGTTGTACCTGCATTAGATAAACTAGGGGATATGATTGACGTTGCATTAGCGATTTCACTACATGCACCAACAGACGATATTCGCGACGATATTGTTCCAATTAATAAAAAATACAATATTGAAACTTTCCTCAACAGCGTGAATCGTTATTTAACCAAATCGAATGCGAATGCAGGACGAGTAACTGTAGAGTATGTGATGTTAGATCACGTGAACGACAGTGTTGAACAAGCTCATCAATTAGCAGAATGTTTAAAAAACACACCGAGCAAAATTAACTTAATCCCGTGGAACCCGTTCCCAGGGGCCCCTTACGGTAGAAGTTCGAATAGTCGTATCGACCGCTTCTGTAAAGTGTTGATGGGCTATGGTTTTACCACGATAGTGCGCAAAACACGCGGTGATGATATTGACGCTGCCTGTGGGCAACTTGCTGGTGACGTGATTGACAGAACGAAGCGAACGTTGAAAAAACGCTTAGCAGGGGAACCTATTAAGGTAAAAACAGTCTGA
- the ispG gene encoding flavodoxin-dependent (E)-4-hydroxy-3-methylbut-2-enyl-diphosphate synthase — translation MHNESPIKRRKSTRINVGSVPVGDGAPIAVQSMTNTRTTDVEATVRQIKSLERVGVDIVRVSVPTMDAAEAFKLIKQQVSVPLVADIHFDYRIALKVAEYGVDCLRINPGNIGSEERIRQVVDCARHYNIPIRIGVNGGSLEKDIQEKYGEPTPEALVESAMRHVDILDRLNFDQFKVSVKASDVFLAVGSYRLLANKIDQPLHLGITEAGGARAGSVKSAIGLGMLLSEGIGDTLRISLAADPVEEVKVGFDILKSLRIRSRGINFIACPTCSRQEFDVIGTVNELEQRLEDIITPMDVSIIGCVVNGPGEAEVSTLGVAGAKTKSGFYEDGKRQKERFDNDNIIDQLEAKIRAKAAMMDESKRIEVNLKD, via the coding sequence ATGCATAATGAATCACCGATAAAAAGACGTAAATCCACTCGTATTAATGTAGGCAGCGTACCAGTAGGCGATGGCGCACCTATCGCTGTCCAGTCAATGACCAATACCCGCACAACTGATGTCGAAGCCACAGTCCGCCAAATTAAATCACTTGAGCGTGTTGGTGTGGATATTGTTCGCGTTTCTGTTCCTACGATGGATGCGGCAGAAGCGTTTAAGTTGATTAAACAGCAAGTTAGTGTTCCTCTGGTGGCTGATATCCATTTTGACTATCGTATTGCATTAAAAGTGGCCGAATACGGTGTTGATTGCTTGCGTATTAACCCAGGTAATATTGGTAGCGAAGAAAGAATTCGCCAAGTGGTTGATTGTGCACGCCATTACAATATTCCTATTCGCATTGGGGTCAATGGTGGTTCCCTTGAAAAAGATATTCAAGAGAAGTATGGCGAACCGACACCTGAAGCCTTAGTTGAGTCAGCAATGCGCCATGTGGATATCTTAGATAGACTGAATTTCGACCAGTTTAAAGTCAGTGTAAAAGCATCAGATGTGTTTCTCGCTGTCGGCTCCTACCGTTTATTAGCGAATAAAATCGATCAACCACTGCATTTAGGGATCACCGAGGCCGGTGGTGCACGTGCAGGTTCAGTAAAATCGGCAATTGGCTTAGGAATGCTACTGTCCGAGGGTATTGGTGATACCTTGCGTATTTCTTTAGCGGCGGACCCGGTTGAAGAAGTTAAAGTCGGTTTTGATATCTTAAAATCACTGCGTATTCGTTCACGTGGTATTAATTTTATTGCTTGTCCAACTTGTTCACGGCAAGAGTTTGATGTGATAGGCACGGTGAATGAGTTAGAACAGCGCTTAGAAGATATCATTACACCAATGGATGTGTCGATTATTGGTTGTGTGGTCAATGGTCCCGGTGAAGCGGAAGTGTCCACGCTAGGTGTTGCAGGCGCAAAAACCAAGAGTGGTTTCTATGAAGACGGTAAACGTCAAAAAGAGCGCTTTGATAATGACAACATTATCGACCAGTTAGAAGCTAAAATTCGAGCCAAAGCAGCGATGATGGATGAAAGCAAGCGGATTGAAGTCAATTTAAAAGATTAA
- the der gene encoding ribosome biogenesis GTPase Der, with the protein MIPVVALVGRPNVGKSTLFNRLTRTRDALVADFPGLTRDRKYGRAEVEGHEFIIIDTGGIDGTEEGVETHMAAQSLQAIEEADIVLFMVDARSGLMPADEGIAKHLRSRKKKTYLVANKTDGIDVTTAIGDFYSLGLGEIHPIAASHGRGVTQLIEQSLKPFIGEDEEEVELTEEEENAAYWAELEAQGELDEDEEDDFDPTTLPIKLAIVGRPNVGKSTLTNRILGEDRVIVFDMPGTTRDSIYIPMERDEREYILIDTAGVRKRGKVTETVEKFSVIKTLQAIEDANVVLLVIDAREGISDQDLSLLGFILNAGRSLVIAVNKWDGMKPEDREHVKDMLELRLGFVDFARIHFISALHGSGVGNLFESVQEAYESATRRVGTALLTRIMKMAEDEHQPPLIRGRRVKMKYAHAGGHNPPIVVIHGNQVSDLPDSYKRYLMNYFRRSLQVMGTPIRILFKEGENPYADKKNKLTATQLRKRKRLMQHLKKR; encoded by the coding sequence ATGATACCCGTCGTAGCGCTGGTAGGGCGTCCAAACGTAGGAAAATCCACGTTATTTAACCGTTTAACCCGTACCCGTGACGCATTAGTAGCGGACTTTCCCGGTCTGACTCGTGATCGCAAATATGGTCGTGCTGAAGTTGAAGGGCATGAATTCATTATTATCGACACGGGTGGTATCGATGGGACTGAGGAAGGCGTAGAAACGCACATGGCCGCACAGTCCTTGCAAGCCATTGAAGAGGCCGATATTGTTCTGTTTATGGTTGATGCAAGATCTGGGTTAATGCCTGCAGATGAAGGTATTGCCAAACATCTTCGTAGTCGCAAGAAAAAAACATATTTAGTCGCGAACAAAACAGATGGCATCGATGTTACAACGGCAATCGGGGATTTTTACTCTCTTGGCTTAGGGGAAATTCATCCTATCGCAGCATCACACGGCCGTGGTGTCACTCAGTTAATCGAACAATCGTTAAAACCTTTTATTGGTGAAGACGAAGAAGAGGTTGAGCTGACCGAAGAAGAAGAAAATGCGGCTTATTGGGCTGAGTTAGAAGCTCAAGGTGAGCTTGATGAAGACGAAGAAGATGACTTTGACCCAACAACACTACCGATTAAATTAGCCATTGTTGGTCGCCCGAATGTAGGTAAATCCACATTAACCAACCGTATATTAGGTGAAGATAGGGTTATTGTGTTTGATATGCCCGGGACAACCCGTGACAGCATTTACATTCCAATGGAACGCGATGAGCGTGAATATATCCTGATTGACACCGCAGGTGTTCGTAAACGTGGCAAAGTCACTGAAACAGTCGAAAAATTCTCTGTAATTAAAACGTTACAAGCGATTGAAGATGCGAACGTTGTATTATTAGTCATTGATGCACGTGAAGGTATCTCAGACCAAGATTTATCTTTACTTGGTTTTATCCTCAATGCGGGGCGCTCATTGGTGATTGCGGTCAATAAATGGGACGGTATGAAGCCAGAAGACCGCGAACACGTAAAAGACATGCTTGAACTGCGTCTTGGCTTTGTTGATTTCGCACGTATTCACTTTATTTCTGCACTGCATGGTAGTGGAGTGGGGAATCTATTTGAATCAGTGCAAGAAGCTTACGAATCAGCAACTCGTCGAGTCGGAACGGCATTATTAACACGCATTATGAAGATGGCAGAAGATGAGCACCAACCACCGCTTATCCGTGGTCGCCGTGTTAAAATGAAATATGCCCATGCCGGAGGACACAACCCACCGATTGTGGTGATCCACGGTAACCAAGTTTCCGATTTACCAGATAGCTATAAACGTTATTTGATGAATTACTTCCGTCGTTCATTACAAGTGATGGGAACGCCAATTCGAATTCTGTTTAAAGAGGGTGAAAACCCTTATGCAGATAAGAAAAATAAGTTAACGGCAACCCAGCTACGTAAGCGTAAGCGTTTAATGCAGCATTTGAAAAAGCGTTAG